From the genome of Capillibacterium thermochitinicola:
TTGCGGATTTGGAACTCACTGACCAACGGGTAAAAGCAGTATTATGCAAAATCCCCCGCGACCAGTTTGTGCCGGAGGAATACCGGTCCTATGCTTACGAAAACATCCCTCTCCCGATCGGATACGGCCAGACCATCTCCCAACCTTATATTGTCGGCCTGATGACCGAATTATTATCCTTAAAACCAACCGACCGGGTCCTGGAGATCGGGACGGGTTCCGGTTACCAAACGGCCGTCCTCGCCGAACTGGCCGCCCAGGTCTACACCATTGAAACCATCGAACCTTTAGCAAAAAGCGCGCAAGAGATCCTTACGCGCTTGGGATACGATAATATAAGCTTTCGGGTCGCCGACGGCTATTTCGGCTGGGAAGAAGCAAGCCCCTTCGACGCCATCTTAATCGCGGCCGCCGCCGAAGAAGTCCCGCCCCCCCTCAAAAAGCAATTGGCCAACGGGGGCCGGATGGTCCTCCCCATCGGGGCGCCCGGCAAAACCCAGACTCTTTGGCGGATTATTAAA
Proteins encoded in this window:
- a CDS encoding protein-L-isoaspartate(D-aspartate) O-methyltransferase, producing the protein MPFADLELTDQRVKAVLCKIPRDQFVPEEYRSYAYENIPLPIGYGQTISQPYIVGLMTELLSLKPTDRVLEIGTGSGYQTAVLAELAAQVYTIETIEPLAKSAQEILTRLGYDNISFRVADGYFGWEEASPFDAILIAAAAEEVPPPLKKQLANGGRMVLPIGAPGKTQTLWRIIKQNDRFIEENKGLVRFVPFTRRG